A part of Kineococcus endophyticus genomic DNA contains:
- a CDS encoding MGH1-like glycoside hydrolase domain-containing protein, protein MAESPGADGPWRLWGPYVSGRQWGTVREDYTPGGDAWSAFPFDQARARAYRWGEDGLGAVCDRFGFLNLGVALWNRRDPFLKERLFGLTNGEGNHGEDAKEYWWALDGTPSHSWMKWLYRYPQAEFPYEQLRTENARRGREEREYELGDTGVLDENRFFDVEVTYAKAGPDDLCMVVTATNHGPDPAPLDLVPQVWFRNTWAWGWDRRRGTMTQLLPPTLAVGGLESVECEHGHLGRYHVSAEGSPEVLFCENESNLVELFGAASNPTAFTKDGVDRRIVHGDTTAVNPRREGTKAAFWYSFDAVAPGETVEVRLRLSPQAPSKGTFGPGYDAVLRDRREEADEFYDAVIHRDLGESDRHLARRAYAGLLWTKQLYRYDVRQWLGGDPETEPAPESRQARGARNVTWSHLSLADVISMPDEWEYPWFAAWDLAFHAIPLAHVDPEFAKEQLVLMCREWSMHPNGQLPAYEWAFGDVNPPVHAWAAWHVYRLDGYRDQGFLVRVFTKLLLNFSWWVNRKDSSGSNLFEGGFLGMDNIGLFDRSAELPPGYRLEQSDATSWMAFYCQQMFKIALELSRHDPAWEDAATKFLEHFLSIAQAMNSFGSHDAALWDEEDGFYYDVLLRPDGSSEPMRVPSMVGLLPILGSTDVPSWIAEETPDLTARLRWLQKRRPDLTLPLLTRSTPEGRRMLLSLVDRPRLVRILERMFDHDQFLSAYGIRSLSAAVKEEVWTSVEGQSSSVVYEPGESRTGMFGGNSNWRGPIWFPVNVLLADKLRTLGRFFGDDLTIEVPKGSGRRINLVQAADLIDDSLVNLFRPVDGRRPADGQRIEASDDPLWRDHVTFNEYFDGDTGEGLGATHQTGWTALVAHLLHPRLPPSPPGR, encoded by the coding sequence ATGGCGGAATCGCCCGGCGCCGACGGTCCGTGGCGGCTGTGGGGCCCCTACGTCTCCGGTCGTCAGTGGGGGACGGTGCGCGAGGACTACACCCCGGGGGGCGACGCGTGGTCCGCCTTCCCCTTCGACCAGGCGCGCGCCCGCGCCTACCGCTGGGGCGAGGACGGTCTCGGCGCCGTCTGCGACCGGTTCGGCTTCCTCAACCTCGGCGTCGCGCTGTGGAACCGCAGGGACCCCTTCCTCAAGGAGCGCCTCTTCGGGCTCACGAACGGTGAGGGCAACCACGGGGAGGACGCCAAGGAGTACTGGTGGGCGCTGGACGGCACGCCCAGCCACTCCTGGATGAAGTGGCTCTACCGCTACCCCCAGGCGGAGTTCCCCTACGAGCAGCTGCGCACCGAGAACGCCCGGCGCGGACGGGAGGAGCGCGAGTACGAGCTCGGGGACACCGGCGTCCTGGACGAGAACCGCTTCTTCGACGTCGAGGTCACCTACGCCAAGGCCGGACCGGACGACCTCTGCATGGTCGTGACGGCGACCAACCACGGACCGGACCCCGCCCCCCTGGACCTCGTCCCGCAGGTGTGGTTCCGCAACACCTGGGCCTGGGGCTGGGACCGTCGCCGCGGCACCATGACGCAGCTCCTGCCGCCCACGCTGGCCGTGGGTGGGCTGGAGTCCGTCGAGTGCGAGCACGGGCACCTCGGGCGGTACCACGTCAGCGCCGAAGGCTCACCCGAGGTGCTGTTCTGCGAGAACGAGTCCAACCTCGTCGAGCTGTTCGGGGCCGCGTCCAACCCCACCGCGTTCACCAAGGACGGTGTGGACCGGCGCATCGTCCACGGCGACACCACTGCCGTGAACCCGCGGCGGGAGGGCACCAAGGCCGCGTTCTGGTACTCCTTCGACGCCGTCGCGCCCGGGGAGACCGTCGAGGTGCGGCTGCGGCTGTCGCCCCAGGCGCCCAGCAAGGGCACCTTCGGCCCCGGCTACGACGCCGTGCTGCGCGACCGCCGGGAAGAGGCCGACGAGTTCTACGACGCGGTCATCCACCGCGACCTCGGGGAGTCCGACCGGCACCTCGCGCGCCGCGCCTACGCAGGCCTGCTGTGGACCAAGCAGCTCTACCGCTACGACGTGCGGCAGTGGCTCGGAGGAGACCCGGAGACCGAGCCGGCGCCGGAGTCCCGTCAGGCCCGGGGGGCGCGCAACGTCACCTGGAGCCACCTGTCGCTGGCCGACGTCATCTCCATGCCCGACGAGTGGGAGTACCCCTGGTTCGCCGCCTGGGACCTCGCCTTCCACGCCATCCCCCTGGCGCACGTGGACCCGGAGTTCGCCAAGGAGCAGCTCGTCCTCATGTGCCGCGAGTGGTCGATGCACCCCAACGGGCAGCTCCCGGCGTACGAGTGGGCGTTCGGCGACGTCAACCCGCCCGTGCACGCGTGGGCCGCCTGGCACGTCTACCGGCTCGACGGCTACCGGGACCAGGGCTTCCTCGTCCGGGTGTTCACCAAGCTGCTGCTGAACTTCTCGTGGTGGGTCAACCGCAAGGACTCCAGCGGGTCGAACCTCTTCGAGGGCGGCTTCCTCGGGATGGACAACATCGGCCTGTTCGACCGCTCCGCCGAGCTGCCGCCCGGGTACCGGCTGGAGCAGTCCGACGCCACGAGCTGGATGGCGTTCTACTGCCAGCAGATGTTCAAGATCGCCCTGGAGCTGTCGCGGCACGACCCCGCGTGGGAGGACGCCGCGACGAAGTTCCTCGAGCACTTCCTCTCCATCGCCCAGGCGATGAACTCGTTCGGGTCGCACGACGCGGCCCTGTGGGACGAGGAGGACGGCTTCTACTACGACGTCCTCCTGCGCCCCGACGGGTCGTCGGAGCCGATGCGGGTGCCGTCGATGGTCGGCCTGCTGCCGATCCTGGGGTCCACCGACGTCCCGTCCTGGATCGCGGAGGAGACCCCGGACCTGACGGCCAGGTTGCGGTGGCTGCAGAAGCGGCGGCCCGACCTGACCCTCCCCCTGCTGACGCGGTCCACGCCCGAGGGGCGGCGGATGCTGCTCTCGCTCGTGGACCGCCCCCGGCTGGTGCGCATCCTCGAGCGCATGTTCGACCACGACCAGTTCCTGTCCGCCTACGGCATCCGCTCGTTGTCGGCGGCGGTGAAGGAGGAGGTCTGGACGTCGGTCGAGGGTCAGAGCTCCTCGGTCGTCTACGAGCCGGGCGAGTCCCGGACCGGGATGTTCGGCGGCAACTCGAACTGGCGCGGGCCGATCTGGTTCCCCGTCAACGTCCTGCTGGCCGACAAGCTCCGGACGCTCGGGCGCTTCTTCGGCGACGACCTCACCATCGAGGTGCCCAAGGGGTCGGGCCGTCGCATCAACCTGGTGCAGGCCGCCGACCTCATCGACGACAGCCTGGTCAACCTCTTCCGTCCGGTCGACGGTCGGCGGCCCGCCGACGGGCAGCGCATCGAGGCCAGCGACGACCCGCTGTGGCGGGACCACGTCACCTTCAACGAGTACTTCGACGGGGACACCGGCGAGGGACTCGGGGCCACCCACCAGACGGGGTGGACCGCCCTCGTCGCGCACCTGCTGCACCCCCGGCTGCCTCCGAGCCCGCCGGGACGGTGA